A DNA window from Vigna angularis cultivar LongXiaoDou No.4 chromosome 1, ASM1680809v1, whole genome shotgun sequence contains the following coding sequences:
- the LOC108323831 gene encoding probable inorganic phosphate transporter 1-9, giving the protein MARLRVLSELDTARTQYYHFKAIIIAGMGLFTDAYDLFSITLIIKMMGRIYYDHRKGFQTPPLVTSALVATALLGTAVGQLLFGRLGDLKGRRRVYGFSLLLMVFSSLASAFSICIRKTCVFVTLGFFRFMLGLGIGGDYPLSSTIMSEFANKKTRGSFIAAVFSMQGFGILASSTVTVVVCSIFRAASKSSEADVAWRLILMLGCVPAAMTYYWRMMMPETARYTALVEHNVMQAAKDMEKVLDVRLSMIAEEYPLPPIPHPYPLFSREFFRRHGRDLFACSSTWFLVDIVFYSQVLFQSEIYKRYLDEKGKVDIYKEAIHVAWIQAVITVCSTIPGYFFSVYFIDRWGRVKIQMMGFFFMAVIFFIIGIPYYTFWTTPDHEENKWFMVLYGLAFFFANFGPNTTTFIVPAELFPARFRSTCHGISGAAGKVGAIIGSVGFLWASHKKREYGYSKGIGMQVTLIILGGVCLLGMVITYFFTRETMGRSLEENEVDSQTNEVEEHNNL; this is encoded by the exons ATGGCGAGGTTGAGGGTGTTGTCTGAGCTTGACACAGCAAGGACGCAGTACTATCACTTCAAAGCCATCATCATTGCAGGGATGGGGCTCTTCACCGATGCCTATGACCTTTTCTCAATCACTCTCATCATCAAGATGATGGGAAGGATATATTACGACCACCGCAAGGGCTTTCAGACCCCGCCGCTGGTCACCTCCGCCCTCGTTGCTACCGCGCTTCTGGGCACCGCCGTCGGTCAGCTCCTCTTCGGAAGGCTCGGCGACCTCAAGGGGCGCCGCCGAGTCTACGGATTCTCCTTGCTGTTGATGGTCTTCAGCTCCTTGGCCTCCGCCTTCTCCATTTGCATAAGAAAAACCTGCGTTTTCGTCACTCTTGGCTTCTTCAG GTTTATGTTGGGGCTGGGGATTGGTGGGGACTACCCTCTGTCTTCAACGATAATGTCGGAGTTTGCGAACAAGAAGACACGAGGGTCGTTCATAGCGGCGGTGTTTTCGATGCAAGGGTTCGGCATATTGGCGAGCTCAACCGTGACGGTGGTGGTGTGTTCCATTTTTCGTGCGGCCTCGAAGTCGTCGGAGGCTGACGTTGCTTGGAGGTTGATACTGATGCTGGGTTGCGTTCCGGCAGCCATGACTTACTACTGGCGCATGATGATGCCCGAAACTGCCAG GTACACAGCGTTAGTGGAGCACAATGTGATGCAAGCAGCAAAGGACATGGAGAAAGTTCTTGATGTAAGACTGAGCATGATTGCAGAGGAATACCCTTTGCCACCAATCCCACATCCCTACCCTCTCTTTTCAAGGGAGTTCTTCCGCCGCCATGGTCGTGACCTCTTTGCATGTTCTTCAACATGGTTCCTCGTCGACATTGTCTTCTACAGCCAAGTTTTGTTCCAAAGTGAAATATACAAACGCTACCTCGACGAAAAGGGAAAAGTAGACATCTATAAGGAGGCTATTCACGTCGCTTGGATCCAAGCCGTTATCACAGTCTGTTCCACCATCCCCGGTTACTTCTTCTCTGTCTACTTCATTGACAGATGGGGAAGGGTCAAAATCCAAATGATGGGTTTTTTCTTCATGGCAGTCATCTTTTTCATCATTGGAATTCCCTATTACACTTTTTGGACTACTCCGGACCATGAAGAGAACAAATGGTTCATGGTTTTGTATGGCCTTGCTTTTTTCTTTGCCAACTTTGGCCCTAACACTACCACTTTCATAGTCCCGGCTGAGCTTTTTCCAGCCAGGTTTAGGTCAACTTGTCATGGCATTTCTGGGGCAGCCGGGAAGGTTGGGGCGATCATTGGGTCTGTGGGCTTTCTTTGGGCTTCTCATAAAAAGAGGGAGTATGGATACAGTAAGGGAATTGGGATGCAGGTTACCCTTATCATACTTGGAGGAGTGTGCTTATTGGGAATGGTGATCACGTACTTTTTCACTAGGGAAACCATGGGAAGGTCCTTGGAAGAGAATGAGGTTGATAGTCAGACCAATGAAGTTGAAGAACATAATAATCTTTGA
- the LOC108336315 gene encoding protein PHLOEM PROTEIN 2-LIKE A1 — MGASHSQEEQQFQLQSQHHQQQQQQPQPHEPARRESWSLSPEGNTKSSKNTTKTQSSMPVKPWNFQGPIPHNYEHILKDADSPVANSSNWGNLLDQLYAGVFLAHKTKKYWVEKKSNSNCFVVYARALSITWAENQNYWTWEQKKEESGSMIELAKLKRVCWLEVHGKFDIGMVSPGVLYQVSFIVMLKDSAEGWEIPINVRLVLPGGRKQEQRENLMDKSRERWIEIRVGEFVASEKDAGQMEISMYEYEGGMWKTGLIIQGLSIKPNN, encoded by the exons atgggtGCTTCTCACTCTCAGGAAGAACAACAGTTTCAGCTACAATCACAACACCaccaacagcaacaacaacaaccacaacCACATGAACCTGCGAGAAGGGAATCGTGGTCGTTGTCGCCTGAAGGCAACACAAAATCCTCCAAGAATACCACAAAAACTCAATCTTCGATGCCAGTTAAACCATGGAATTTTCAAGGACCGATCCCACACAACTATGAACATATACTCAAGGATGCAGACTCTCCTGTTGCTAATTCTTCCAACTGGGGAAACCTGTTGGATCAGCTATATGCTGGGGTGTTCTTAGCTCACAAAACAAAG AAATATTGGGTAGAGAAGAAGTCCAACAGCAACTGTTTTGTGGTGTATGCAAGAGCACTCTCAATCACCTGGGCAGAAAATCAAAACTATTGGACATGggaacaaaagaaagaagaaag TGGCAGCATGATAGAGTTGGCTAAACTGAAAAGGGTATGCTGGCTAGAAGTGCATGGGAAATTTGATATTGGAATGGTTTCACCAGGAGTTTTGTATCAAGTCTCATTTATTGTGATGTTGAAAGATTCAGCTGAAGGGTGGGAAATTCCTATAAATGTTAGACTTGTTCTTCCTGGAGGGAGGAAACAAGAGCAAAGGGAAAATTTAATGGACAAGTCAAGGGAAAGATGGATAGAGATTCGAGTAGGTGAGTTTGTGGCCTCTGAAAAAGATGCTGGCCAGATGGAGATCTCCATGTATGAATATGAAGGTGGCATGTGGAAAACTGGACTTATCATTCAAGGTCTTTCCATCAAACCAAACAATTAA